Proteins encoded by one window of Salmonirosea aquatica:
- a CDS encoding FAD binding domain-containing protein, producing MRPFKYSNATDVATATQQLAANPNARFLAGGTNLLDLMKEDVERPDELIDITRLNLTQIKSLSGGGLSIGGLGKNTDAANHPLVRQNYPLLTQAILAGASGQIRNMATNGGNLLQRTRCPYFYETSMPCNKREPGSGCGAREGINRMHAIFGWSDSCVAVYPSDMSVALAALDAIVRVRNAGGQERTIPFEDFHRLPGSTPEKDTNLEHGELIVAIELPKNNFAEKSYYLKVRDRASYAFALVSVAAALEMDGTRIKQSRIALGGVAHKPWRALKAEKMLVGKEATEANFVAAAAAEMADARPLEHNAFKVELGRRSIVRALQMALDGGKS from the coding sequence ATGAGACCTTTTAAATATTCGAACGCCACCGATGTTGCCACCGCTACCCAACAGCTGGCTGCGAATCCTAACGCCCGATTTCTGGCGGGGGGTACCAATCTGCTGGATCTGATGAAAGAGGATGTCGAGCGTCCCGATGAACTGATCGATATTACGCGGCTTAACCTCACGCAGATCAAATCTCTGTCCGGTGGCGGCCTGTCGATTGGGGGGCTGGGCAAAAATACCGATGCAGCCAATCATCCGCTTGTCCGGCAAAACTACCCCCTACTCACACAGGCGATTTTGGCCGGAGCATCCGGACAAATCCGGAACATGGCGACCAATGGGGGCAACCTACTGCAACGTACCCGCTGTCCCTACTTCTACGAGACCTCCATGCCCTGCAACAAACGCGAGCCAGGCTCGGGTTGTGGTGCCCGGGAGGGCATCAACCGCATGCACGCGATTTTCGGCTGGTCCGACAGCTGCGTGGCCGTGTACCCTTCCGACATGTCCGTGGCTCTGGCGGCACTGGATGCGATTGTCCGGGTTAGGAACGCCGGTGGGCAGGAACGCACGATTCCGTTTGAGGATTTTCATCGCCTGCCCGGTAGCACGCCTGAAAAAGACACGAATCTCGAACATGGCGAACTGATCGTGGCCATTGAGCTACCTAAGAACAATTTTGCCGAAAAGTCCTACTACCTCAAAGTCCGCGACCGCGCTTCCTATGCTTTCGCCCTGGTTTCGGTCGCCGCCGCGCTCGAGATGGACGGTACCCGCATCAAGCAGTCCCGGATCGCGCTGGGTGGGGTAGCTCATAAGCCCTGGCGGGCGCTGAAAGCCGAAAAAATGTTGGTTGGAAAAGAAGCGACCGAAGCAAACTTTGTGGCTGCCGCCGCCGCTGAAATGGCCGATGCCCGGCCGTTGGAGCATAATGCCTTTAAAGTGGAGCTAGGTCGCCGGAGTATCGTGAGAGCTTTACAAATGGCCCTGGACGGAGGGAAGTCCTGA
- a CDS encoding 2Fe-2S iron-sulfur cluster-binding protein, with amino-acid sequence MNPENEQTQLTEDEKKLFEDLMPEDLHEIMDTGVSRRHFMKLLALAGGGMLAYQSAAAEQVLTRPLSTTTPALDPASLENGVNVAFQVNGAAKKVLVDSRMTLLDTLRERLELTGSKKGCDHGQCGACTVIVDGRRVLSCLTLAASCEGKSVKTIEGIAQGNQLHPMQEAFLKHDGFQCGFCTSGQICSAVALLDEAKKGEASYVTENVRKKPTPVSLSDEEIRERMSGNICRCGAYPNIVAAIQEVHSGKPVEQTWQFAG; translated from the coding sequence ATGAATCCAGAAAACGAACAAACGCAACTGACCGAGGACGAAAAGAAACTGTTCGAGGACCTGATGCCTGAAGACCTGCACGAAATTATGGATACCGGGGTCAGCCGACGGCATTTTATGAAATTGCTGGCTCTGGCGGGCGGCGGGATGCTGGCCTACCAGTCGGCCGCCGCCGAGCAGGTACTGACCCGCCCACTAAGCACAACGACACCGGCATTGGACCCGGCTTCCCTGGAAAACGGCGTCAATGTCGCCTTTCAAGTCAATGGTGCGGCGAAGAAGGTACTGGTCGACTCCCGTATGACTCTGCTGGATACCTTGCGCGAACGTCTGGAACTTACCGGTTCCAAAAAAGGCTGCGACCACGGACAGTGCGGAGCCTGTACCGTCATTGTGGACGGCCGGCGGGTACTTTCGTGCCTTACGCTGGCTGCCAGTTGCGAAGGCAAATCGGTCAAAACCATCGAGGGCATCGCTCAGGGCAATCAGTTGCACCCAATGCAGGAAGCTTTTCTCAAGCACGACGGTTTTCAGTGTGGTTTTTGTACTTCCGGGCAAATCTGCTCGGCAGTCGCCCTACTGGACGAAGCCAAAAAGGGCGAAGCCAGCTACGTAACTGAAAACGTACGCAAAAAGCCAACCCCGGTTTCGCTTTCCGACGAAGAAATCCGGGAGCGGATGTCGGGGAATATCTGCCGCTGCGGGGCTTATCCCAACATCGTGGCGGCGATTCAGGAAGTGCATAGCGGAAAACCCGTCGAGCAAACCTGGCAATTTGCCGGTTAA
- a CDS encoding SusC/RagA family TonB-linked outer membrane protein, with protein sequence MKQAILSVILLLIHLPLFAQNLTGQVTEKASGQPIEGVSIQVRSTQTGTLTDANGNFSLSGLGTNDVLVFSYIGFRTQEITYTGQKNLTVSLEEGLSLNEVVVTALGLERNTRNLGYSIQKVEGREINEVKAPNFLDNLTGKVAGVTINAGSTGVGSSSKITIRGESSFTNNNPLFVVDGIPINNRTIVNRVDDDANGFQEIDFGNGGMEINPDDIASVSVLKGPGAAALYGTRASNGVILITTKDGSANATNGKGIGVSFNSTFFAERPFQLPQFQNSYGQGNSGAFKYVDGLSGGINDNISYSYGPKLDQGTLIQQYDSPVPLPDGRVVRGGDVSVHGGAPITPTPFISHPDNLKDFYQTGHTAINNLAISGGYAKGNYRLSYTDLNSHSTIPGVDLKRKTVAARLQFQPIKRLKFTSSINYINSNSDNRPATKYGSENINYALSAWLGRQTDIDPMKQYWQPGLEGVQQYSYNYTYFDNPYFTLYENRNSFNRDRLIGNLAVTADLTHDLQLMVRSGMDYSSEKRQFRRAYSSNRFKNGAYAENNVFFREVNTDFLLNYRKMLGNFSFDISAGGNRMDQTASFDQYQALSLAQPGVFKLNNAASPVEAYQNAAEKRINSLYGLIKLGFKDVLFVDITGRNDWSSALATPTSTANVSFFYPSISASWVLSNQFDLPYALSFAKVRASVANVGNDTSPYQTSGVFNARTPVYSQPTFSDQSFIANANLKPESTTSYEVGADVRFFGDRLGFDLTYYDALTTNQILSVPITLATGYSERVINGGSIRSRGVEAIVTYVPVLTKDIRWNVNLNFSRNRTTVESLPDEAGTLTLGYNRIYDNVNQTVWYQVRKGDRMGDMWGTGYLKNENGDFIVGTNGSYIVDNTLKKLGNYNPDFMVGLSNQLRVKNWNLGFLLDWRQGGILVSRTLALAGVAGQLIETADRPDAGIVAAGVVNTGTAENPTYVPNTKAIPAETYYRMYYDRNHEENNVYNASYVKLRELSIGYTLPATAGFLQKLRMQNLTVALVGRNLYALSHIPHFDPEQTSFQGQQLQSGVEDMTYPTSRNVGVKLSVNF encoded by the coding sequence ATGAAACAAGCGATACTTTCGGTGATCCTTCTACTGATTCACCTACCCCTATTTGCGCAGAATCTGACCGGGCAGGTCACTGAAAAAGCCTCGGGGCAACCCATCGAAGGGGTGAGCATTCAGGTAAGAAGTACCCAAACTGGTACCCTCACCGACGCTAACGGCAATTTCAGTCTCTCCGGTCTAGGTACGAATGATGTGCTGGTTTTCTCATACATTGGATTCCGTACGCAGGAAATCACCTACACGGGGCAAAAAAACCTGACGGTATCGCTTGAAGAAGGACTTTCACTCAACGAAGTGGTCGTGACGGCCCTGGGTCTGGAACGTAACACCCGCAACCTGGGGTACTCGATTCAGAAAGTCGAGGGTCGCGAAATCAATGAGGTGAAAGCACCGAATTTTCTGGACAATCTGACCGGAAAAGTGGCGGGCGTCACCATCAATGCGGGCTCCACGGGGGTAGGTTCATCATCGAAGATCACCATCCGGGGCGAGTCGTCTTTTACCAATAACAATCCGTTGTTTGTGGTAGACGGCATCCCGATCAACAACCGCACCATCGTCAACCGCGTGGACGACGACGCCAACGGCTTCCAGGAGATCGACTTCGGCAACGGCGGCATGGAAATCAATCCCGATGATATCGCCTCGGTATCGGTGTTGAAAGGACCCGGCGCGGCGGCGCTGTATGGTACCCGCGCTTCCAATGGCGTAATCCTGATCACGACCAAGGATGGCAGTGCCAACGCCACCAACGGCAAAGGTATCGGCGTGAGCTTCAACAGTACCTTCTTCGCCGAGCGGCCGTTTCAATTGCCGCAGTTCCAGAATAGCTACGGGCAGGGAAATAGCGGAGCCTTTAAGTACGTCGACGGATTGAGCGGCGGGATCAACGACAATATTTCGTACAGCTATGGCCCAAAACTGGATCAGGGTACCCTGATCCAGCAGTACGACAGCCCCGTGCCCCTACCCGACGGACGCGTGGTGCGCGGCGGCGATGTGAGCGTACACGGCGGGGCGCCCATCACGCCTACACCCTTTATCTCGCATCCCGACAATCTTAAGGATTTCTACCAAACGGGGCATACGGCCATCAACAATCTGGCCATTTCGGGCGGCTACGCCAAAGGCAACTACCGGCTTTCCTACACAGATCTGAACAGCCATTCGACGATTCCGGGCGTGGATTTGAAGCGGAAGACGGTGGCAGCGCGGCTGCAATTTCAGCCTATTAAACGACTGAAATTCACTTCGTCCATCAACTACATTAACTCCAACAGCGATAACCGGCCCGCCACCAAGTACGGCTCCGAGAACATCAACTATGCCCTGAGTGCCTGGCTGGGGCGCCAAACGGACATCGACCCGATGAAGCAATACTGGCAGCCCGGCCTGGAAGGCGTGCAACAGTACTCCTATAATTATACCTACTTCGACAACCCGTACTTTACACTGTACGAAAACCGAAACTCGTTCAACCGCGACCGCCTGATCGGCAACCTGGCCGTGACTGCCGACCTCACGCACGACCTGCAGCTGATGGTACGTAGCGGGATGGACTATTCGAGCGAAAAGCGGCAGTTCCGGCGGGCCTACAGCAGCAACCGTTTTAAGAATGGCGCCTACGCCGAAAACAATGTCTTTTTCCGGGAAGTCAACACGGATTTCCTGCTGAACTACCGGAAAATGCTGGGTAACTTCTCATTCGATATTTCGGCGGGTGGCAATCGCATGGACCAGACGGCGTCTTTCGATCAATACCAGGCCCTGTCGCTGGCGCAGCCTGGCGTATTCAAGCTCAACAATGCGGCTTCGCCCGTGGAAGCCTACCAGAATGCCGCCGAAAAACGGATCAACAGTTTGTATGGTTTGATCAAACTGGGTTTTAAGGATGTACTTTTCGTAGACATTACGGGCCGCAACGACTGGTCGAGCGCACTGGCTACCCCTACCTCCACGGCCAATGTTTCGTTTTTCTATCCGTCAATTTCGGCCAGTTGGGTACTTTCCAACCAGTTCGACCTACCCTACGCCTTGTCTTTTGCCAAAGTACGGGCGAGTGTGGCCAATGTCGGTAACGATACCAGTCCCTACCAGACTTCCGGCGTGTTCAACGCCAGGACGCCCGTCTACTCGCAACCTACCTTCAGCGACCAGAGTTTTATCGCCAATGCTAACCTGAAACCCGAATCCACAACTTCTTATGAAGTGGGCGCGGATGTGCGCTTCTTCGGCGACCGGCTGGGTTTCGACCTGACCTACTACGACGCCCTGACCACGAACCAGATTCTGTCGGTACCCATTACCCTGGCCACGGGCTACAGCGAGCGGGTGATCAATGGCGGGTCGATCCGGTCGCGCGGCGTGGAGGCTATCGTGACCTACGTACCCGTACTGACCAAGGACATTCGCTGGAATGTGAACCTGAATTTCAGCCGTAACCGCACTACCGTCGAGTCGCTGCCCGACGAAGCAGGTACCCTCACGCTGGGCTACAACCGGATTTACGACAACGTGAACCAGACGGTCTGGTACCAGGTGCGCAAAGGCGACCGCATGGGCGATATGTGGGGTACGGGGTACCTTAAGAATGAAAACGGCGATTTTATCGTGGGGACCAACGGGAGCTATATTGTAGACAACACCCTCAAAAAACTGGGTAATTACAATCCTGATTTTATGGTAGGTCTGTCCAATCAGCTACGGGTCAAAAACTGGAATCTGGGTTTTCTGCTCGACTGGCGGCAGGGCGGTATCCTGGTATCGCGGACGCTCGCCCTGGCGGGCGTAGCCGGCCAGTTGATCGAAACCGCCGACCGCCCCGACGCGGGCATCGTAGCCGCGGGTGTGGTCAATACCGGTACTGCCGAAAATCCTACGTATGTACCCAATACGAAAGCGATTCCGGCCGAAACGTATTACCGGATGTACTACGACCGTAACCACGAAGAAAACAACGTGTACAATGCTTCCTATGTGAAACTGCGTGAGCTGAGCATTGGGTACACGCTGCCCGCCACCGCCGGATTTCTGCAAAAACTACGGATGCAGAACCTGACCGTAGCCCTGGTGGGCCGCAATTTGTACGCACTCTCGCACATTCCGCACTTCGACCCGGAGCAGACTTCCTTTCAGGGGCAACAGCTACAAAGCGGGGTGGAAGATATGACCTACCCCACCAGCCGGAATGTAGGGGTGAAATTGAGTGTGAATTTTTAA
- a CDS encoding alkaline phosphatase D family protein, with translation MKINSRRLFLKKAGIGVAAISFRKALFIPTDKFRIPAPNGVFFTTGCKMAEVTPTSAIFWTRLCAQAKPNPVRHQRQEKVFRHPIDFDEMMPVAQMDGGVAGREGEVRVTLKSTHQTIRSDWQKALTESDFTVKIPIDKVRPATRYEVLWEAKAAGSGPLTTIQSAFTTPSLDLVEKPIQLVTSTCQYFWSHDDAKRGFKTYDSMARLNPDFFVQTGDYVYYDKPGPLAKTLEKARHKWHAMDAWPALRDFYQKVPVYMLKDDHDLLDDDADPDSPAYGELSFEDGLNVWRENVPLADKPYRTFRWGKDLQIWLAEGREYRTPNKTADNPGKTIWGEEQKKWFQQTVEASDATFKILFSPTPIVGPDREKKTDNHANAAFQTEGDWLRGYLAAQKNMYVVNGDRHWQYVSVDAETGLMEFGSGPVSDFHAQGWPEDDVRPEHRFLRVKGGFLGVKISRKDGSPTAVFTHYDVDGHPTHEEKRVAV, from the coding sequence ATGAAAATAAACAGTCGTCGGCTTTTTCTGAAAAAGGCGGGCATCGGCGTAGCGGCCATCTCTTTTCGAAAGGCTTTGTTCATTCCCACCGATAAATTCCGGATTCCGGCTCCGAACGGTGTGTTTTTTACTACCGGCTGCAAAATGGCCGAAGTCACACCTACCTCCGCCATCTTCTGGACGCGGCTCTGCGCGCAGGCCAAGCCGAACCCGGTCAGGCATCAGCGGCAGGAAAAAGTTTTCAGGCATCCCATTGACTTTGATGAAATGATGCCCGTTGCCCAGATGGATGGCGGGGTAGCGGGTAGGGAAGGAGAGGTACGGGTTACTTTGAAAAGTACCCATCAAACGATCCGCTCGGACTGGCAAAAAGCCTTGACCGAAAGTGATTTTACGGTAAAAATACCGATTGATAAGGTAAGACCCGCCACCCGATACGAGGTACTTTGGGAAGCCAAAGCCGCCGGCAGCGGGCCATTGACCACCATCCAAAGTGCTTTTACGACTCCGTCACTGGACTTGGTAGAAAAACCTATCCAACTCGTAACTTCTACCTGCCAGTACTTCTGGAGCCATGATGACGCCAAACGCGGTTTTAAAACCTACGACAGTATGGCCCGCCTAAATCCGGATTTCTTCGTCCAGACGGGCGACTATGTGTATTACGACAAGCCCGGCCCGCTGGCGAAAACCCTTGAAAAAGCCCGCCACAAATGGCACGCGATGGATGCCTGGCCCGCGTTACGGGATTTTTATCAAAAGGTACCTGTCTACATGCTGAAAGACGATCACGACTTGCTCGACGACGATGCCGATCCCGACTCCCCGGCCTACGGGGAGCTTTCGTTTGAGGACGGCCTGAACGTGTGGCGTGAAAATGTACCGCTGGCCGACAAACCCTACCGTACCTTTCGCTGGGGTAAAGACCTGCAAATCTGGCTGGCGGAGGGCCGGGAATACCGCACGCCCAACAAAACGGCTGACAACCCCGGCAAGACGATCTGGGGTGAAGAACAGAAAAAATGGTTTCAGCAAACGGTGGAAGCTTCGGACGCGACGTTTAAAATCCTGTTTTCACCTACCCCCATCGTGGGGCCAGACCGCGAAAAGAAAACCGACAACCACGCTAACGCCGCATTCCAGACCGAAGGTGACTGGCTGCGAGGGTACCTTGCTGCCCAAAAAAATATGTACGTCGTCAACGGCGACCGCCACTGGCAGTACGTGTCGGTGGATGCCGAAACCGGCCTGATGGAATTTGGGTCCGGCCCGGTCAGCGATTTCCACGCGCAGGGTTGGCCCGAGGATGATGTCCGGCCCGAACATCGGTTTCTACGCGTAAAAGGCGGGTTTCTGGGTGTGAAGATTTCTCGGAAGGATGGTAGCCCAACGGCCGTTTTTACGCATTACGATGTGGATGGTCACCCGACCCACGAGGAAAAGCGGGTAGCGGTATAA
- a CDS encoding SRPBCC domain-containing protein → MEKLTVENSIHIAAPAARVWDMLVKPEFTRQYMFGCAAESDWQVGSPLVWRMMHEGKEIIPVKGTLLEIEPYEVLKYTVIDPFAPYPDIPENYLHVTYTLEEDAYGTTLTVTQDGFEGAAEGEKRYQDVSNNGEGWNPILVQIKEIAEVK, encoded by the coding sequence ATGGAAAAACTTACCGTAGAAAACAGTATCCACATCGCTGCGCCCGCTGCCCGGGTCTGGGATATGCTGGTGAAGCCCGAATTTACCCGTCAATATATGTTCGGTTGCGCCGCCGAATCAGACTGGCAGGTGGGGAGCCCGCTGGTATGGCGCATGATGCATGAGGGCAAGGAAATAATCCCGGTGAAAGGTACCCTTCTGGAAATTGAGCCCTATGAAGTATTGAAATATACTGTTATCGACCCCTTTGCTCCCTATCCCGACATTCCCGAAAACTACCTCCATGTGACCTACACGCTGGAAGAAGACGCCTACGGAACGACGCTGACCGTGACGCAGGACGGATTCGAGGGGGCCGCCGAGGGAGAGAAACGCTACCAGGATGTGAGCAACAACGGCGAGGGCTGGAACCCGATTCTGGTGCAGATCAAGGAAATTGCTGAGGTGAAATAG
- a CDS encoding cytochrome b N-terminal domain-containing protein, with product MRSLFKRLWRWIDDRTGLSATIGPLARHKVPPGSRWAYVFGSATLFCFLLQVFTGVGLALLYQPTSSEAYQSLQYITYQAPLGALLRGLHYMGACGMIVMIGVHMIRVYLTAAYKFPREMNWVTGVLLFILTVVMAFTGQLLRWDSNGIWSTLVGAEQLARFPFIGPALAYFIFGGETINGQTLMRFFNYHVFITPALIFGIVGFHLYLVIRNGISEPAKAGRPVDKKTYRQWYQDLLDKKGVPFWPDAAWRDVVFSVLVILTLVALAIFVGAPELVGPADPTQVDVKPHPDWFLLWPDALYALMPYALESYVMFLMPTVLFGLLFAVPFLSLGGERAPIRRPWAIAGVVLTLAAIVSLTYMGLEAPWAPEFETKQVAAFASSAPEVALGYRVFYEKGCQYCHQMEGQGGSRGPDLSEVATRLTTEQMTIRIVNGGYNMPAFGGSLSRQELTALLDFLNTRRASANRESASTAL from the coding sequence ATGAGAAGTCTTTTCAAACGATTGTGGCGATGGATCGACGACCGCACCGGATTGTCGGCCACCATTGGCCCTCTGGCCAGACACAAGGTACCCCCTGGTTCCCGGTGGGCATACGTGTTCGGCAGTGCCACGTTGTTTTGTTTTCTGTTGCAGGTATTTACCGGGGTAGGTCTGGCTTTGCTTTATCAGCCTACCTCGAGCGAAGCTTATCAATCGCTCCAGTACATTACCTACCAGGCGCCACTAGGGGCTTTATTGCGGGGCTTGCATTATATGGGTGCCTGCGGCATGATCGTCATGATCGGTGTCCACATGATCCGGGTGTACCTGACGGCGGCCTATAAATTCCCCCGCGAAATGAATTGGGTCACGGGCGTCCTGCTGTTTATTTTGACCGTCGTCATGGCCTTCACCGGCCAGCTTTTGCGCTGGGATAGCAACGGTATCTGGTCTACGTTGGTGGGGGCCGAGCAACTGGCGCGATTCCCGTTCATTGGCCCGGCGCTGGCTTATTTCATTTTTGGCGGCGAGACCATCAACGGCCAAACCCTCATGCGGTTTTTCAATTACCATGTGTTCATCACGCCGGCCCTCATTTTCGGCATCGTGGGCTTTCATTTGTACCTGGTGATCCGCAATGGTATCTCGGAGCCCGCTAAAGCCGGGCGACCCGTAGACAAGAAGACCTACCGCCAATGGTACCAGGATTTGCTGGATAAAAAAGGGGTACCCTTCTGGCCCGATGCCGCCTGGCGCGATGTGGTATTCAGCGTGCTCGTGATTCTTACGCTGGTAGCATTGGCGATTTTTGTGGGAGCCCCCGAACTGGTGGGGCCTGCCGATCCTACCCAGGTAGACGTGAAGCCACATCCCGATTGGTTCCTGTTATGGCCCGACGCTCTGTACGCCCTGATGCCTTACGCGCTGGAATCGTACGTGATGTTCCTGATGCCGACCGTGCTTTTCGGGCTGCTTTTTGCCGTACCCTTCCTTTCGTTAGGAGGCGAGCGCGCACCGATCCGGCGGCCCTGGGCCATCGCGGGAGTGGTACTTACGCTCGCGGCGATTGTCTCGCTTACCTACATGGGATTGGAAGCACCCTGGGCCCCGGAGTTCGAGACCAAACAGGTAGCTGCATTCGCATCATCCGCGCCGGAGGTGGCGTTGGGCTATCGGGTTTTCTACGAAAAAGGCTGTCAGTATTGCCACCAGATGGAAGGGCAGGGTGGAAGCCGGGGCCCTGATCTGTCGGAGGTGGCCACCCGCCTTACAACCGAGCAAATGACCATTCGCATAGTCAACGGAGGGTACAATATGCCTGCCTTTGGCGGTTCGCTTTCCAGGCAGGAATTAACGGCCCTGTTAGACTTCCTGAATACCCGGCGGGCCTCAGCGAATAGGGAAAGTGCTTCCACAGCCCTGTGA
- a CDS encoding thiamine pyrophosphate-requiring protein, giving the protein MARDVSDFIIDRMIEWGIHRIYGYPGDGIGGFFGALEKAEKAEKPMQLIRPTHEEMAALMAVAHAKFTGEVGVCVATSGPGAMHLINGLYDAKMDNQPVVAIVGQQARVALGSDFQQENNLETTFADVAEFVKTVTTPMQAQLVVDRAFRIAKATLRPCVIILPNDIQKADFEEPTQEHFVSRTGVGHASTRIVPPLDELQKAADILNSGKKVAMLVGQGALNATDEIIEVARKTGAGIITALLGKAAVPADVPFHTHHLGLLGTKPSYDMMMDCDTLLMVGSNFPYGEFMPKTGQARGIQIDLLPRHLSLRYPMELNLWGDSKETLATLLPLLKQKEDLSWQNDIIENMKQWKTVNEKLAMVEADPINPRRVYYELNKQLPDNSIITADAGSTADWYGHHVHMKRGMMGNLSGRLATMLAAMPYAIAAKFAFPERPVICTIGDGAMQMLGMNGLITIKRYWESWSNPTFIVMVLHNDDLAQVSWEMRIEDGNPRYDTSQKLEPMDYAAYAQTLGLHGIRVNDPEKLEDVWREAFAAKKPVVLDVMTDPNVPPLPPHISFEQAKNFTYAMLQGGDPERGGAFKQAVKGVVADVAGTVSHKLGLDD; this is encoded by the coding sequence ATGGCAAGAGACGTAAGCGACTTTATCATAGACCGCATGATCGAATGGGGTATCCACCGGATATACGGCTACCCCGGCGATGGCATTGGCGGCTTTTTCGGGGCTTTGGAAAAAGCCGAGAAAGCCGAAAAACCCATGCAGCTCATTCGCCCCACCCACGAAGAAATGGCCGCCCTCATGGCCGTAGCCCACGCCAAATTCACCGGCGAAGTAGGCGTGTGCGTGGCTACTTCCGGGCCCGGAGCCATGCACCTGATCAATGGCCTATACGATGCTAAAATGGATAATCAGCCCGTAGTAGCCATTGTGGGCCAGCAGGCGCGCGTAGCCCTGGGTAGCGATTTCCAACAGGAAAATAACCTGGAAACTACCTTTGCCGACGTGGCCGAGTTTGTCAAAACCGTTACGACGCCCATGCAGGCGCAACTCGTGGTCGACCGCGCTTTCCGTATTGCCAAAGCTACCCTGCGACCCTGTGTCATTATCCTGCCCAACGATATTCAGAAAGCAGACTTTGAAGAGCCCACGCAGGAGCACTTCGTTTCACGGACGGGGGTAGGTCATGCCTCGACCCGCATCGTTCCACCGCTGGACGAACTCCAGAAAGCTGCTGATATACTTAATTCGGGTAAAAAAGTGGCTATGCTGGTAGGGCAGGGTGCGCTGAATGCCACGGATGAAATCATTGAAGTGGCCCGAAAAACCGGCGCGGGTATCATCACAGCTTTGCTGGGCAAGGCCGCTGTCCCTGCCGATGTGCCTTTCCACACCCACCACCTGGGGTTGCTGGGTACCAAGCCCAGTTACGATATGATGATGGACTGTGACACGCTGCTGATGGTAGGGAGCAATTTTCCTTACGGAGAATTCATGCCCAAAACCGGACAGGCACGCGGCATTCAGATCGACCTGCTGCCCCGTCACCTTTCCCTACGTTACCCGATGGAACTGAATCTCTGGGGCGACTCGAAGGAAACGCTGGCCACTTTGCTACCCCTCCTGAAACAGAAGGAGGATTTGAGCTGGCAGAACGATATCATCGAAAACATGAAGCAGTGGAAAACGGTCAATGAAAAGTTGGCGATGGTGGAAGCCGACCCCATCAACCCGCGCCGGGTATACTACGAACTGAATAAGCAGTTGCCCGACAACAGCATCATTACCGCCGATGCGGGTAGCACCGCCGACTGGTACGGCCACCATGTGCATATGAAACGGGGGATGATGGGCAACTTGTCGGGCCGCCTGGCTACCATGCTGGCAGCCATGCCTTACGCCATCGCCGCCAAATTTGCCTTCCCGGAACGTCCGGTCATTTGTACCATCGGCGATGGGGCCATGCAAATGCTGGGGATGAACGGCCTGATTACCATCAAGCGCTACTGGGAAAGCTGGAGCAATCCTACCTTCATTGTCATGGTACTGCATAACGACGACCTGGCGCAGGTGTCGTGGGAAATGCGTATTGAGGACGGGAATCCGCGTTACGATACTTCCCAAAAGTTGGAACCGATGGATTATGCCGCCTACGCCCAGACGCTGGGTCTGCACGGAATCCGGGTCAATGATCCCGAAAAGCTGGAGGACGTATGGCGGGAGGCTTTTGCCGCCAAAAAACCCGTGGTACTGGACGTGATGACCGATCCCAACGTACCGCCGCTACCTCCGCATATTTCCTTCGAGCAAGCCAAAAACTTTACCTACGCCATGCTCCAGGGTGGCGATCCCGAGCGAGGTGGTGCCTTCAAACAGGCCGTCAAAGGCGTGGTAGCCGACGTGGCGGGTACCGTAAGTCACAAGTTGGGATTGGACGATTAG
- a CDS encoding DUF4440 domain-containing protein yields the protein MKESIEKLMRAYERAFDALDAQAQAALFGDSFIVAGPKGIVTHSKDEFVEFASKAGEFYRSIGKKSTKVLTMKEEPISHEYSRVEVHWGVTFEKTGDEPVEFDISYIVQDTGGEPKIIMFITHTDEQEKMEELGLL from the coding sequence ATGAAAGAGAGCATCGAAAAACTAATGAGAGCCTACGAAAGGGCTTTTGACGCGCTTGACGCTCAGGCCCAGGCCGCTCTTTTTGGGGATTCTTTTATCGTCGCGGGACCGAAAGGTATCGTCACGCACTCCAAAGACGAGTTTGTTGAATTCGCATCGAAGGCGGGGGAGTTTTATAGAAGTATCGGCAAAAAATCCACCAAAGTACTCACAATGAAAGAAGAGCCCATCAGTCATGAATATTCGAGGGTTGAGGTACATTGGGGGGTTACTTTTGAAAAAACCGGAGATGAACCCGTTGAATTTGATATAAGCTACATTGTACAAGATACAGGGGGTGAGCCAAAGATTATCATGTTCATCACCCATACGGATGAGCAGGAGAAAATGGAAGAACTTGGGCTATTATAA